The Tessaracoccus aquimaris sequence GTATCCGTGAAAGTATTGTTGCGAAACAAAGCGTGCCTGCCATGGAGGCGGGGCGCTAAGTGGTGGCGAGGGTGCCACCAGAAGGGACGACCTCAATGAACATCTCACGTCGCAATCTCTTGTCGGTCTCGGCGGCCGCGGTGGCGGTTGGCGCACTGTCGGCCTGCAGCAGCGAGCGTGGCGGGGGCACGTCGCCAGCACCCACCGGCACCACCGGTGGCGGTGGCGCCGCTGGCGCGCTGATCGGCATCGCAATGCCCACCAAGAGCCTCGAGCGCTGGAACCGTGACGGCGCCCACCTCGTCGAACTGCTCGAGAAGGCCGGCTACAAGACCAGCCTGCAGTACGCGGACAACAAGCAGGACCAGCAGAACAACCAGGTCCAGAACATGATCAATGACGGCGCCAAGGTGCTCGTCATCGCCTCCATCGACGGCACCGCGCTCGGTCCGGTCCTGACCGCTGCCGCGAGCGCGGGCGTCAAGGTCATCGCATACGACCGCCTGATCAACGGTTCGAAGGACGTCGACTACTACGCGACCTTCGACAACTACAAGGTCGGCCAGTTGCAGGGCCAGTTCATCCTCGACAACGCAGACAAGTACAAGGGCGCCGACGGCACCATCAACCTGGAGCCCTTCGCAGGGTCGCCCGACGACAACAACGCGAAGTTCTTCTTCTCGGGCGCCTGGGACCTCGTCGGCCCCGAGGTCGCGTCGGGCAAGTTCGCCGTCCCCTCCGGCAAGGCGCCGAAGACCAACGAGGAATGGACCACCATCGGCATCCAGGCCTGGAAGTCGGAGACGGCCCAGTCCGAGATGGAGAACCGGCTCAACTCGTTCTACGCCGGCAAGAAGGTCAACATCGTCCTGTCGCCGAACGACTCCCTCGCGCTCGGCATCGAGCAGGCGCTCGACGGCGCAGGCTACAAGGTCGGCACCGACTGGCCGCTCGTCACGGGCCAGGATGCCGACCTCGCCAACGTCAAGGCCATCCTCGACGGCAAGCAGTCGATGACCGTCTGGAAGGACACCCGCAAGCTGGGTGAGCAGGTCGCCACCATGGTCGATCAGCTCATCAAGGGCGAGACCGTCTCCGTCAACGACGAGAAGACCTACGACAATGGCGTGAAGGTCGTGCCGACCTACCTCGTCGAGCCTGAGGTCGTCACGAAGGACAACGTCCAGAGCGCCCTCGTCGACTCCGGCTTCTACAAGGCCTCCGATCTGGGTCTGTGAGGTTGAGCGAGCCCGGAGAGTAAGGACACGAGCATGACTGAGCCAATCCTGCGAATGCAGGACATCGGGAAGACTTTCGGGCCCGTCCGAGCATTGGGCGGCGTCACGATGGACGTGCTGCCCGGTGAGATCCACGCCATCTGTGGTGAGAACGGCGCCGGCAAGTCGACGCTCATGAACGTGCTCTCCGGGCTCTACCCCTACGGGACCTACGAGGGGGAGATCGTCTACGAGGGCCGCGAGATGC is a genomic window containing:
- a CDS encoding sugar-binding protein, which gives rise to MNISRRNLLSVSAAAVAVGALSACSSERGGGTSPAPTGTTGGGGAAGALIGIAMPTKSLERWNRDGAHLVELLEKAGYKTSLQYADNKQDQQNNQVQNMINDGAKVLVIASIDGTALGPVLTAAASAGVKVIAYDRLINGSKDVDYYATFDNYKVGQLQGQFILDNADKYKGADGTINLEPFAGSPDDNNAKFFFSGAWDLVGPEVASGKFAVPSGKAPKTNEEWTTIGIQAWKSETAQSEMENRLNSFYAGKKVNIVLSPNDSLALGIEQALDGAGYKVGTDWPLVTGQDADLANVKAILDGKQSMTVWKDTRKLGEQVATMVDQLIKGETVSVNDEKTYDNGVKVVPTYLVEPEVVTKDNVQSALVDSGFYKASDLGL